One Natator depressus isolate rNatDep1 chromosome 3, rNatDep2.hap1, whole genome shotgun sequence DNA segment encodes these proteins:
- the LOC141984286 gene encoding uncharacterized protein LOC141984286 codes for MAESCFCTISLLLEAVGLPHFKNDSTVHNHNCVHEVEIVGHQAERGIDSEESEAQQQCQFDIAAPDEAMPAALDRKRSRKQECEGELRPQLSGPLAEVAAEMPKEHMNKYELFKSKARVRMGITPEQSRRRFRALRWKPDVSFTRHAYHIVKHWDAWISGASAKLPVQYKGWSGTWTFAVYDDYPIPMLLGEDLANHVKQAKRVGTVTRSQAKQAVRPSSVPETSIRTRSEVMDPDPRPMSATAVVDPVPETQTEPVPEPEPAEQPTPDPLPALNPVLATSTPEGPTDPELVAADNPTQEAEPEPESQHSAPAESGSQSTETAPSPISLPEGPSLGPQSNEELMSPASREQFQTEQEADESLQRAWTAARSNPPPLSSSNRSRFVVERGLLYKETLSGGHQEDWHPQRQLVVPTKYRAKLLSLAHDHPSGHAGVNRTKDLL; via the exons TGGAAATAGTAGGACATCAGGCTGAGAGAGGAATTGACAGTGAGGAAAGCGAGGCACAGCAGCAGTGCCAATTTGACATTGCTGCACCAGACGAGGCTATGCCAGCAGCATTAGATAGGAAGAGGAGCAGGAAACAAGAGTGTGAAGGAG agctgaggccacagctcagtggacccttagctgaggtggcagctgaaatgcctaaagaacacatgaacaagtatgaactgtttaaatccaaggcaagagtcagaatggggataacacccgagcagtctcgtcggaggttcagagccctaaggtggaaaccagacgtgtcatttacccgacatgcctaccacattgtgaaacattgggatgcctggatatcaggagcaagtg ccaagttgcctgtccagtacaagggctggtcaggaacgtggacttttgcagtctatgatgattatcccatccccatgctgttgggggaagacttggccaatcatgtgaagcaggccaagagggtgggaacggtcacccgcagccaggctaaacaagccgtgaggcctagctctgttccggaaacttctatcaggacccggtcagaggtgatggacccggaccccagaccaatgtctgcaacagcagtagtggatccagtcccagagacccagacggaaccagtcccagaaccggaaccagccgaacaaccaacaccagacccattgccagcactgaatccagtacttgcaacctcaacaccagagggccccaccgaccctgaactggtagcagccgataaccctacacaagaggctgagccggagcctgaatcccaacatagtgcaccagcggagagcggttcacagtcaacagaaacagctccatcccctatatcacttccagagggaccaagcctaggtccacaatccaatgaggaactgatgtctccagcatcaagggaacagttccagaccgaacaggaagcagatgaaagcctccagagagcttggacggcggcacggagcaacccaccgcctctcagctcttctaatcgatccaggtttgttgtagaaagaggacttttatacaaggaaactctttctggtggacaccaggaagactggcatcctcagagacagttggtagttccaactaaataccgggccaagctcttgagcttagcccatgatcaccctagtggccatgctggggtgaacaggaccaaagacc tcttgtga